The following proteins are encoded in a genomic region of Sphaeramia orbicularis chromosome 2, fSphaOr1.1, whole genome shotgun sequence:
- the LOC115432468 gene encoding high affinity cGMP-specific 3',5'-cyclic phosphodiesterase 9A-like, with amino-acid sequence MYDTNGSVMNISPWLEANSQDSYYRLEVVAVDVQSVAMPTELDNMECRLHHLESKVIEGVGKAPDLIYELKSQVESFKRKLESVEHLSWMGLFRDDGERHLQAKFTSKLQSPPMSLQEERQKVRMQFLNMSSLQVTEEVREHLKTPIFDNWQWEEAEMLVLLQVMYTDLDFMTAFHIELDVLQNFLFEVYCHYNNIPFHNFKHCFCVTQMMYGLIWLTDLRNKLSRIDLLIMLTSALCHDLDHPGYNNVYQINAQTDLALRYNDISPLENHHCAVAFGILSKPECNILKNLTCDQYKHIRGGMIKCILATDMARHNEILNKFKVMQPVFDFTNKDHKEVLMKIMVKVSDISNEARPMAVAEPWLDCLLQEFFNQSDSEKLKGLPVTPFMDRDKVSKPSSQTNFIRFVLLPLFTELTKLFPCLEQHILEPVRRALDYYSTMERATKGEEDTTKA; translated from the exons ATGTACGACACCAACGGCAGCGTGATGAACATCTCCCCGTGGCTGGAGGCCAACAGCCAGGACTCGTACTACAGGCTGGAGGTGGTGGCGGTGGACGTTCAGA GTGTTGCCATGCCGACGGAGCTGGATAACATGGAGTGCCGGCTGCATCATCTGGAGTCCAAGGTGATCGAGGGCGTGGGAAAAGCTCCGGACCTCATCTACGAACTGAAGAGTCAAGTGGAGTCGTTCAAGAGGAAACTGGAG AGCGTGGAGCACCTGAGCTGGATGGGGCTGTTCAGGGACGACGGGGAGCGCCACCTTCAGGCCAAGTTCACCTCCAAACTCCAGAGCCCTCCGATGAGTCTGCAGGAGGAGCGACAGAAAGTCCGCATGCAGTTCCTCAACATGAG TTCGCTGCAGGTGACAGAAGAAGTCAGAGAGCACCTGAAAACTCCCATTTTTGACAACTG GCAGTGGGAGGAGGCGGAGATGCTGGTTCTCCTCCAGGTGATGTACACCGACCTGGACTTCATGACGGCCTTCCACATCGAGCTGGACGTCCTGCAGAACTTCCTGTTTGAGGTTTACTGTCACTACAACAACATCCCCTTCCACAACTTCAAACACTGCTTCTGCGTCACCCAGATG ATGTACGGGCTCATCTGGCTCACGGACCTCAGGAACAAACTGAGCAGAATCGACCTGCTCATCATGTTGACCTCCGCCCTGTGCCATGACCTCGACCACCCCGGATACAATAACGTCTACCAG ATCAACGCTCAGACCGACTTGGCTCTCCGCTACAACGACATCTCGCCTCTGGAAAACCACCACTGCGCCGTCGCCTTCGGGATCCTGTCCAAG CCGGAGTGCAACATCCTGAAGAACCTGACCTGTGATCAGTACAAGCACATCAGAGGAGGAATGATCAA GTGCATCCTGGCCACCGACATGGCGAGACACAACGAAATCCTCAACAAGTTCAAAGTCATGCAGCCGGTGTTCGACTTCACCAACAAGGACCACAAAGAAGTG CTGATGAAGATCATGGTGAAGGTGAGCGACATCTCCAACGAGGCCAGGCCCATGGCGGTGGCTGAGCCCTGGCTGGACTGTCTTCTGCAGGAGTTCTTCAACCAG AGCGACTCTGAGAAACTCAAAGGGCTGCCGGTGACCCCGTTCATGGACCGAGACAAAGTGTCCAAACCGTCCTCTCAGACCAACTTCATCAGATTCGTTCTGCTGCCTCTGTTCACCGAGCTCACCAAGCTGTTCCCCTGTTTGGAG CAACATATTTTGGAGCCAGTGCGCCGGGCGTTGGACTATTACTCCACCATGGAACGAGCCACTAAAGGGGAGGAAGACACAACCAAAGCATGA